A single window of Caldicellulosiruptor bescii DSM 6725 DNA harbors:
- the prmC gene encoding peptide chain release factor N(5)-glutamine methyltransferase, with translation MSGRIKTIGEVLNEAALMLRDYCENKEEDYKKIALMMLSQILNMEKTEVILNKGLPVEQDKYEKIVNAISKYLQDYPLQYCTNKAFFMGLELYVDENVLIPRFDTEVLVEVAIEIFKSKKNLYFLDIGTGSGCIAVALCKFLDCKVFAVDISERALEVASKNAKLNGVENRISFVRSNLFEDIPKNLRYDAIISNPPYISDEEIFELDPRVLKEPHIALFSKEDGLWFFREIANKAKLYLKDGGYIIFEVGFSQAEKVKEILKKNGYKNISSRRDLNNVERCIFAING, from the coding sequence ATGAGTGGTAGGATAAAGACCATTGGTGAGGTTTTGAATGAAGCTGCTTTGATGTTAAGAGATTATTGTGAAAATAAGGAAGAAGACTATAAGAAGATTGCACTTATGATGCTTTCGCAGATACTTAATATGGAAAAAACAGAGGTTATTCTAAATAAAGGTTTACCTGTGGAACAAGACAAGTATGAAAAGATTGTAAATGCTATTTCCAAATATTTACAAGACTATCCTCTTCAATATTGTACAAATAAAGCTTTCTTTATGGGGCTTGAGCTTTATGTTGATGAGAATGTTTTGATTCCGCGATTTGATACAGAGGTTTTGGTAGAGGTTGCTATAGAAATATTTAAGAGTAAAAAGAATCTGTACTTTTTAGATATTGGCACGGGTAGTGGATGTATTGCAGTAGCTCTTTGCAAATTTTTAGATTGCAAGGTTTTTGCTGTTGATATTTCAGAAAGAGCGCTTGAGGTTGCAAGTAAGAATGCAAAATTGAATGGTGTAGAAAATAGGATTTCATTTGTAAGGAGCAACTTATTTGAAGATATTCCTAAAAATCTTAGATATGATGCCATAATTAGCAATCCACCTTATATCTCTGATGAGGAAATTTTTGAACTTGACCCACGGGTTTTAAAAGAACCACATATAGCTTTGTTTTCAAAAGAGGATGGGCTTTGGTTTTTCAGAGAGATTGCAAACAAAGCAAAGCTATATCTCAAAGATGGTGGTTATATTATTTTTGAAGTAGGATTTTCTCAAGCTGAAAAAGTCAAAGAGATTTTGAAGAAAAATGGATACAAAAATATAAGTTCAAGGAGAGATTTAAATAATGTTGAAAGATGCATCTTTGCAATAAATGGGTAA